From Electrophorus electricus isolate fEleEle1 chromosome 8, fEleEle1.pri, whole genome shotgun sequence, the proteins below share one genomic window:
- the znf704 gene encoding zinc finger protein 704 isoform X4, with protein sequence MHTRRLVKRSIIGSRVYAPGPTGDAAPLTGVVQAVKQDNRDASAGHRCNVYTVLMQDGSLKEYSEEEIAIGSAQMAAKGPLKSSLKNSCNGSQRDGPAVCPSVQRSESTPLGREGPEEPRRLGRAPEQDKDHTRSVSLLEQKRKVVSSSIDVPHARKSEEEVDMDKVTAAMVLTSLSTSPLVRSPPVKMGEGLNGSWKDGGFMPSSYSSSGYWSWSAPSDHSNPSTPSPPLSADSFKPFRAGSLSGPPDDALDEQDAGSLLFDEPIPRKRKNSMKVMFKCLWKNCGKVLSTAAGIQRHIRTVHLGRNCDSECSDGEEDFYYTEIKLNTDSVADGLSSLSPVSPSVLSPPPSFEHRKPDTSGSTAGSRNESSSSTPLSRSAPSTLYLVHADHAYQASPTHGRTQGFSEQRSQTITVLSSPPRAAGSLSRKSRGEGKKCRKVYGMENRDMWCTACRWKKACQRFVD encoded by the exons ATGCATACCAGGCGCCTCGTAAAACGCTCTATAATCGGAAGCCGAGTCTACGCGCCGGGTCCAACGGGGGACGCGGCGCCGCTCACCGGAGTGGTGCAGGCTGTCAAACAAGACAACAGAGACGCTTCAGCCGGACATCGGTGCAATGTTTATACCGTGCTCATGCAAGACGGAAGCCTGAAAGAGTATTCCGAAGAAGAAATTGCCATTGGATCTGCTCAGATGGCCGCAAAGGGACCGCTGAAGTCGAGCTTGAAG AATTCCTGTAACGGCAGCCAGCGGGATGGGCCAGCAGTGTGCCCAAGTGTGCAGAGGAGCGAGAGCACCCCGCTTGGACGCGAGGGCCCTGAAGAACCCAGGCGGCTGGGCCGGGCACCCGAGCAGGACAAGGACCACACCCGTTCTGTCTCTTTGCTGGAGCAGAAGCGCAAGGTGGTCTCCTCCAGCATCGATGTGCCCCATGCCAG GAAatcagaggaggaggtggacaTGGACAAAGTGACTGCTGCCATGGTGTTGACCAGCCTGTCCACTAGCCCCCTGGTGCGGAGTCCCCCAGTAAAAATGGGTG AGGGTCTAAATGGCTCCTGGAAGGATGGAGGCTTTATGCCATCCAGCTACAGCAGCAGCGGCTACTGGAGCTGGAGTGCTCCGAGCGACCACTCCAACCCCTCCACACCCTCGCCGCCGCTGTCAGCTGACAGCTTCAAGCCCTTCCGTGCAGGCAGTCTCAGTGGGCCACCTGACGACGCGCTGGAcgagcaggatgcagggagcCTGCTGTTTGACGAGCCCATTCCCCGCAAGCGCaag AACTCCATGAAGGTGATGTTCAAGTGTCTGTGGAAGAACTGCGGCAAGGTCCTGAGCACAGCGGCAGGCATCCAAAGGCACATTCGCACTGTCCATCTTGG CCGCAACTGCGACTCTGAGTGCAGTGATGGCGAGGAGGATTTTTACTACACCGAGATCAAGCTCAACACTGATTCGGTGGCAGACGGCCTGAGCAGCCTGTCCCCTGTGTCTCCGTCTGTGCTGTCTCCACCGCCCTCTTTTGAGCATAGGAAGCCCGACACTTCCGGCAGCACAGCCGGGTCCAGGAACGAGAGCAGCAGCTCCACTCCACTGAGCCGCTCCGCCCCCAGCACGCTGTACCTGGTGCATGCAGACCACGCCTACCAG GCCTCTCCCACTCATGGCCGGACACAGGGCTTCAGTGAACAGcgctctcagaccatcactgtGCTCTCGTCTCCCCCACGAGCTGCAGGCTCACTCAG
- the znf704 gene encoding zinc finger protein 704 isoform X3 translates to MHTRRLVKRSIIGSRVYAPGPTGDAAPLTGVVQAVKQDNRDASAGHRCNVYTVLMQDGSLKEYSEEEIAIGSAQMAAKGPLKSSLKNSCNGSQRDGPAVCPSVQRSESTPLGREGPEEPRRLGRAPEQDKDHTRSVSLLEQKRKVVSSSIDVPHARKSEEEVDMDKVTAAMVLTSLSTSPLVRSPPVKMGEGLNGSWKDGGFMPSSYSSSGYWSWSAPSDHSNPSTPSPPLSADSFKPFRAGSLSGPPDDALDEQDAGSLLFDEPIPRKRKNSMKVMFKCLWKNCGKVLSTAAGIQRHIRTVHLGRNCDSECSDGEEDFYYTEIKLNTDSVADGLSSLSPVSPSVLSPPPSFEHRKPDTSGSTAGSRNESSSSTPLSRSAPSTLYLVHADHAYQATAPVNIPCTSTACSTPSTHTAGFTPSTSCSISWQSPPVTFTGTPASPTHGRTQGFSEQRSQTITVLSSPPRAAGSLSRKSRGEGKKCRKVYGMENRDMWCTACRWKKACQRPI, encoded by the exons ATGCATACCAGGCGCCTCGTAAAACGCTCTATAATCGGAAGCCGAGTCTACGCGCCGGGTCCAACGGGGGACGCGGCGCCGCTCACCGGAGTGGTGCAGGCTGTCAAACAAGACAACAGAGACGCTTCAGCCGGACATCGGTGCAATGTTTATACCGTGCTCATGCAAGACGGAAGCCTGAAAGAGTATTCCGAAGAAGAAATTGCCATTGGATCTGCTCAGATGGCCGCAAAGGGACCGCTGAAGTCGAGCTTGAAG AATTCCTGTAACGGCAGCCAGCGGGATGGGCCAGCAGTGTGCCCAAGTGTGCAGAGGAGCGAGAGCACCCCGCTTGGACGCGAGGGCCCTGAAGAACCCAGGCGGCTGGGCCGGGCACCCGAGCAGGACAAGGACCACACCCGTTCTGTCTCTTTGCTGGAGCAGAAGCGCAAGGTGGTCTCCTCCAGCATCGATGTGCCCCATGCCAG GAAatcagaggaggaggtggacaTGGACAAAGTGACTGCTGCCATGGTGTTGACCAGCCTGTCCACTAGCCCCCTGGTGCGGAGTCCCCCAGTAAAAATGGGTG AGGGTCTAAATGGCTCCTGGAAGGATGGAGGCTTTATGCCATCCAGCTACAGCAGCAGCGGCTACTGGAGCTGGAGTGCTCCGAGCGACCACTCCAACCCCTCCACACCCTCGCCGCCGCTGTCAGCTGACAGCTTCAAGCCCTTCCGTGCAGGCAGTCTCAGTGGGCCACCTGACGACGCGCTGGAcgagcaggatgcagggagcCTGCTGTTTGACGAGCCCATTCCCCGCAAGCGCaag AACTCCATGAAGGTGATGTTCAAGTGTCTGTGGAAGAACTGCGGCAAGGTCCTGAGCACAGCGGCAGGCATCCAAAGGCACATTCGCACTGTCCATCTTGG CCGCAACTGCGACTCTGAGTGCAGTGATGGCGAGGAGGATTTTTACTACACCGAGATCAAGCTCAACACTGATTCGGTGGCAGACGGCCTGAGCAGCCTGTCCCCTGTGTCTCCGTCTGTGCTGTCTCCACCGCCCTCTTTTGAGCATAGGAAGCCCGACACTTCCGGCAGCACAGCCGGGTCCAGGAACGAGAGCAGCAGCTCCACTCCACTGAGCCGCTCCGCCCCCAGCACGCTGTACCTGGTGCATGCAGACCACGCCTACCAG GCCACAGCCCCTGTCAACATCCCCTGCACTAGCACTGCttgctccaccccctccacccacaccgcTGGCTTCACCCCCTCCACCAGCTGCAGCATCTCCTGGCAGTCCCCACCCGTCACCTTCACTGGCACACCT GCCTCTCCCACTCATGGCCGGACACAGGGCTTCAGTGAACAGcgctctcagaccatcactgtGCTCTCGTCTCCCCCACGAGCTGCAGGCTCACTCAG
- the znf704 gene encoding zinc finger protein 704 isoform X1: protein MHTRRLVKRSIIGSRVYAPGPTGDAAPLTGVVQAVKQDNRDASAGHRCNVYTVLMQDGSLKEYSEEEIAIGSAQMAAKGPLKSSLKNSCNGSQRDGPAVCPSVQRSESTPLGREGPEEPRRLGRAPEQDKDHTRSVSLLEQKRKVVSSSIDVPHARKSEEEVDMDKVTAAMVLTSLSTSPLVRSPPVKMGEGLNGSWKDGGFMPSSYSSSGYWSWSAPSDHSNPSTPSPPLSADSFKPFRAGSLSGPPDDALDEQDAGSLLFDEPIPRKRKNSMKVMFKCLWKNCGKVLSTAAGIQRHIRTVHLGRNCDSECSDGEEDFYYTEIKLNTDSVADGLSSLSPVSPSVLSPPPSFEHRKPDTSGSTAGSRNESSSSTPLSRSAPSTLYLVHADHAYQATAPVNIPCTSTACSTPSTHTAGFTPSTSCSISWQSPPVTFTGTPASPTHGRTQGFSEQRSQTITVLSSPPRAAGSLSRKSRGEGKKCRKVYGMENRDMWCTACRWKKACQRFVD from the exons ATGCATACCAGGCGCCTCGTAAAACGCTCTATAATCGGAAGCCGAGTCTACGCGCCGGGTCCAACGGGGGACGCGGCGCCGCTCACCGGAGTGGTGCAGGCTGTCAAACAAGACAACAGAGACGCTTCAGCCGGACATCGGTGCAATGTTTATACCGTGCTCATGCAAGACGGAAGCCTGAAAGAGTATTCCGAAGAAGAAATTGCCATTGGATCTGCTCAGATGGCCGCAAAGGGACCGCTGAAGTCGAGCTTGAAG AATTCCTGTAACGGCAGCCAGCGGGATGGGCCAGCAGTGTGCCCAAGTGTGCAGAGGAGCGAGAGCACCCCGCTTGGACGCGAGGGCCCTGAAGAACCCAGGCGGCTGGGCCGGGCACCCGAGCAGGACAAGGACCACACCCGTTCTGTCTCTTTGCTGGAGCAGAAGCGCAAGGTGGTCTCCTCCAGCATCGATGTGCCCCATGCCAG GAAatcagaggaggaggtggacaTGGACAAAGTGACTGCTGCCATGGTGTTGACCAGCCTGTCCACTAGCCCCCTGGTGCGGAGTCCCCCAGTAAAAATGGGTG AGGGTCTAAATGGCTCCTGGAAGGATGGAGGCTTTATGCCATCCAGCTACAGCAGCAGCGGCTACTGGAGCTGGAGTGCTCCGAGCGACCACTCCAACCCCTCCACACCCTCGCCGCCGCTGTCAGCTGACAGCTTCAAGCCCTTCCGTGCAGGCAGTCTCAGTGGGCCACCTGACGACGCGCTGGAcgagcaggatgcagggagcCTGCTGTTTGACGAGCCCATTCCCCGCAAGCGCaag AACTCCATGAAGGTGATGTTCAAGTGTCTGTGGAAGAACTGCGGCAAGGTCCTGAGCACAGCGGCAGGCATCCAAAGGCACATTCGCACTGTCCATCTTGG CCGCAACTGCGACTCTGAGTGCAGTGATGGCGAGGAGGATTTTTACTACACCGAGATCAAGCTCAACACTGATTCGGTGGCAGACGGCCTGAGCAGCCTGTCCCCTGTGTCTCCGTCTGTGCTGTCTCCACCGCCCTCTTTTGAGCATAGGAAGCCCGACACTTCCGGCAGCACAGCCGGGTCCAGGAACGAGAGCAGCAGCTCCACTCCACTGAGCCGCTCCGCCCCCAGCACGCTGTACCTGGTGCATGCAGACCACGCCTACCAG GCCACAGCCCCTGTCAACATCCCCTGCACTAGCACTGCttgctccaccccctccacccacaccgcTGGCTTCACCCCCTCCACCAGCTGCAGCATCTCCTGGCAGTCCCCACCCGTCACCTTCACTGGCACACCT GCCTCTCCCACTCATGGCCGGACACAGGGCTTCAGTGAACAGcgctctcagaccatcactgtGCTCTCGTCTCCCCCACGAGCTGCAGGCTCACTCAG
- the pag1 gene encoding phosphoprotein associated with glycosphingolipid-enriched microdomains 1 — translation MAPALGTPWGSEVTGSEVGGWTAPASRELALVGPLAVLSAFLLLTLLLLLCAGCQGQKKANQLPGDHENLMNGVSEKETCSQSAETGSHGTDLVASSSHNGPLTSGTVLTDAMDTSPHPSEEMLSSLSELRSSKCPQDRELPSIPASSTLQGSVVPTNGPGASGDGTYEVLKDGTSRDASVEDSLYETVKELKGLAPPSAAEDPADLANDLPSHAPATPEHHALPNGAEYASVNLKKKSRYSAEVEARRSAASMPPEEPEEEKPPPIPHKVLDKTESQQINGLHNGQSHSLLSSPQDPEDFVSSDHELSAVYSTVDKPVAEEKEHDYSCIADITGLGSESTSSDLYATVRDVCPSPPGEQPLEEAVESVDPGYETIRIPKAPEEEQQANGQAEPDYETVGELGLNRETSRL, via the exons ATGGCTCCTGCACTGGGCACTCCATGGGGATCAGAGGTCACAGGGTCAGAGGTTGGCGGATGGACGGCACCGGCCAGCAGAGAGCTTGCTCTGGTGGGCCCGCTTGCCGTGCTCTCGGCTTTCCTGCTCCTCACCTTGCTCCTGCTTCTGTGTGCTGGATGCCAGGG gcaGAAGAAGGCAAACCAACTTCCTGGAGACCATGAGAACCTGATGAATGGG GTATCAGAAAAAGAGACATGTAGCCAGTCAGCAGAAACAGGCAGTCATGGCACTGATCTGGTGGCCAGTAGCTCCCACAATGGACCTCTTACAAGTGGTACAG TACTCACCGACGCCATGGACACCAGTCCGCACCCTTCAGAGGAGATGCTGTCCAGCCTGTCGGAGCTCCGCTCCTCCAAGTGCCCTCAGGACCGCGAGCTGCCCAGCATTCCAGCCTCCAGCACCCTGCAGGGGTCGGTGGTGCCAACCAATGGGCCCGGGGCCTCCGGTGATGGCACCTATGAGGTGCTGAAGGATGGCACATCGCGCGATGCCAGTGTTGAGGACTCCCTCTATGAAACAGTGAAGGAGCTGAAGGGCCTGGCTCCACCCAGTGCTGCGGAAGACCCTGCTGACCTGGCCAATGATCTCCCAAGTCATGCGCCGGCTACGCCCGAGCACCATGCCCTACCCAATGGTGCTGAATACGCCTCTGTCAACCTCAAAAAGAAGAGCCGCTACAGTGCTGAGGTGGAAGCACGGCGCTCAGCAGCCAGTATGCCTCCTGAGGAGCCAGAGGAAGAGAAACCTCCACCCATACCGCACAAAGTGCTGGACAAGACCGAGAGCCAGCAGATCAATGGCCTGCACAACGGCCAG TCACATTCACTATTGTCAAGCCCTCAAGACCCCGAGGATTTTGTATCTTCAGACCACGAG CTCTCAGCTGTTTACTCCACAGTAGATAAGCCAGTGGCAGAGGAGAAAGAGCACGACTACAGCTGCATCGCAGATATCACAGGTCTGGGGTCAGAGTCCACCTCCAGCGACCTGTACGCCACTGTGAGGGATGTGTGCCCATCGCCACCAGGCGAGCAACCCCTCGAGGAGGCTGTGGAGAGCGTGGACCCTGGATATGAAACCATCAGGATTCCCAAGGCTccagaggaagagcagcaggCAAACGGGCAGGCGGAACCTGACTATGAGACCGTGGGAGAGCTGGGCCTGAACAGGGAGACATCCCGCCTCTGA
- the znf704 gene encoding zinc finger protein 704 isoform X2 — MHTRRLVKRSIIGSRVYAPGPTGDAAPLTGVVQAVKQDNRDASAGHRCNVYTVLMQDGSLKEYSEEEIAIGSAQMAAKGPLKSSLKNSCNGSQRDGPAVCPSVQRSESTPLGREGPEEPRRLGRAPEQDKDHTRSVSLLEQKRKVVSSSIDVPHARKSEEEVDMDKVTAAMVLTSLSTSPLVRSPPVKMGEGLNGSWKDGGFMPSSYSSSGYWSWSAPSDHSNPSTPSPPLSADSFKPFRAGSLSGPPDDALDEQDAGSLLFDEPIPRKRKNSMKVMFKCLWKNCGKVLSTAAGIQRHIRTVHLGRNCDSECSDGEEDFYYTEIKLNTDSVADGLSSLSPVSPSVLSPPPSFEHRKPDTSGSTAGSRNESSSSTPLSRSAPSTLYLVHADHAYQATAPVNIPCTSTACSTPSTHTAGFTPSTSCSISWQSPPVTFTGTPASPTHGRTQGFSEQRSQTITVLSSPPRAAGSLRKSRGEGKKCRKVYGMENRDMWCTACRWKKACQRFVD, encoded by the exons ATGCATACCAGGCGCCTCGTAAAACGCTCTATAATCGGAAGCCGAGTCTACGCGCCGGGTCCAACGGGGGACGCGGCGCCGCTCACCGGAGTGGTGCAGGCTGTCAAACAAGACAACAGAGACGCTTCAGCCGGACATCGGTGCAATGTTTATACCGTGCTCATGCAAGACGGAAGCCTGAAAGAGTATTCCGAAGAAGAAATTGCCATTGGATCTGCTCAGATGGCCGCAAAGGGACCGCTGAAGTCGAGCTTGAAG AATTCCTGTAACGGCAGCCAGCGGGATGGGCCAGCAGTGTGCCCAAGTGTGCAGAGGAGCGAGAGCACCCCGCTTGGACGCGAGGGCCCTGAAGAACCCAGGCGGCTGGGCCGGGCACCCGAGCAGGACAAGGACCACACCCGTTCTGTCTCTTTGCTGGAGCAGAAGCGCAAGGTGGTCTCCTCCAGCATCGATGTGCCCCATGCCAG GAAatcagaggaggaggtggacaTGGACAAAGTGACTGCTGCCATGGTGTTGACCAGCCTGTCCACTAGCCCCCTGGTGCGGAGTCCCCCAGTAAAAATGGGTG AGGGTCTAAATGGCTCCTGGAAGGATGGAGGCTTTATGCCATCCAGCTACAGCAGCAGCGGCTACTGGAGCTGGAGTGCTCCGAGCGACCACTCCAACCCCTCCACACCCTCGCCGCCGCTGTCAGCTGACAGCTTCAAGCCCTTCCGTGCAGGCAGTCTCAGTGGGCCACCTGACGACGCGCTGGAcgagcaggatgcagggagcCTGCTGTTTGACGAGCCCATTCCCCGCAAGCGCaag AACTCCATGAAGGTGATGTTCAAGTGTCTGTGGAAGAACTGCGGCAAGGTCCTGAGCACAGCGGCAGGCATCCAAAGGCACATTCGCACTGTCCATCTTGG CCGCAACTGCGACTCTGAGTGCAGTGATGGCGAGGAGGATTTTTACTACACCGAGATCAAGCTCAACACTGATTCGGTGGCAGACGGCCTGAGCAGCCTGTCCCCTGTGTCTCCGTCTGTGCTGTCTCCACCGCCCTCTTTTGAGCATAGGAAGCCCGACACTTCCGGCAGCACAGCCGGGTCCAGGAACGAGAGCAGCAGCTCCACTCCACTGAGCCGCTCCGCCCCCAGCACGCTGTACCTGGTGCATGCAGACCACGCCTACCAG GCCACAGCCCCTGTCAACATCCCCTGCACTAGCACTGCttgctccaccccctccacccacaccgcTGGCTTCACCCCCTCCACCAGCTGCAGCATCTCCTGGCAGTCCCCACCCGTCACCTTCACTGGCACACCT GCCTCTCCCACTCATGGCCGGACACAGGGCTTCAGTGAACAGcgctctcagaccatcactgtGCTCTCGTCTCCCCCACGAGCTGCAGGCTCACTCAG